A single genomic interval of Methanophagales archaeon harbors:
- a CDS encoding methanogenesis marker 14 protein — MRPIFIVASVELGNSTTKSIISATDLKSGNTYILDKAVRMTREALSHDGAFCHTITMVELSVDSIAELVKKTLQDCAAAAGITVPDLHFVVRSSGVTAGFSTVEEIQGVIQALAKGCMLAGVPPRKMISPMTIDDIPAELRKFSRMDRTYFDGAVTGNEAPAGESLVANEMEGELVTAGLKEAAKWLDVDYRNPVLSLDFGTTLAGRITNDQLPYSQVIGSFCGLAGAIPDALVSKIVGEKYPSVLDFQKYERGKVKKEVVKGYAEEVLSHLKIEKIESGTRFGGSPVNVAAARRNGVTLIGVDAGDNMSDLPRIGQVGEEIAKDAGIHYVHHVIDEVSASITERLVGIAKEEGLLLPNTKIGITGRAGITGQKPELVLHKLSNLFGRNMENEVIFADDALARGAAVLGRCMHQFGTPSNPIGGIQGGGCILGERVKKQKRNI, encoded by the coding sequence TTGCGACCCATTTTTATCGTGGCAAGTGTCGAACTCGGAAACAGCACTACCAAGTCTATTATAAGTGCTACTGACCTGAAGAGTGGTAATACATATATATTGGATAAGGCGGTCAGGATGACCAGGGAAGCTCTATCGCATGATGGCGCATTCTGTCATACGATAACCATGGTTGAACTTTCAGTTGATTCGATAGCAGAGCTGGTGAAGAAGACGTTACAGGACTGTGCAGCTGCTGCAGGAATAACAGTTCCGGATTTACATTTCGTGGTTCGCTCCTCTGGTGTAACTGCGGGTTTCTCCACGGTCGAGGAGATACAGGGAGTGATACAGGCACTGGCTAAGGGCTGCATGCTCGCCGGTGTGCCACCACGGAAGATGATCTCACCAATGACCATTGATGATATCCCGGCTGAACTGAGGAAGTTTTCCAGAATGGACAGGACGTATTTCGACGGTGCTGTAACCGGAAACGAGGCACCTGCCGGGGAATCGCTGGTAGCAAATGAGATGGAGGGCGAACTTGTAACTGCGGGTTTAAAAGAGGCTGCTAAGTGGCTTGATGTTGATTACCGCAATCCTGTTCTATCACTGGATTTCGGTACCACCCTCGCAGGTCGTATAACCAATGACCAGTTGCCATACTCGCAGGTGATAGGCAGTTTCTGTGGACTCGCAGGTGCTATACCTGATGCACTGGTCTCCAAAATAGTGGGTGAGAAGTACCCATCAGTACTCGATTTCCAGAAGTACGAACGAGGCAAAGTGAAGAAGGAAGTGGTAAAAGGGTACGCGGAGGAGGTATTGAGCCATCTGAAGATAGAGAAGATAGAATCAGGGACAAGATTTGGGGGCTCTCCGGTGAATGTCGCAGCAGCGAGGAGAAACGGTGTCACATTGATAGGCGTTGATGCCGGTGATAATATGTCTGATCTGCCCAGGATAGGGCAAGTAGGCGAGGAGATAGCAAAGGATGCTGGCATACACTATGTCCATCACGTTATTGATGAGGTCTCGGCAAGTATCACTGAGCGGCTGGTGGGTATAGCAAAAGAGGAGGGGTTATTACTGCCAAACACGAAGATAGGTATCACCGGACGCGCAGGTATTACCGGGCAAAAACCAGAATTGGTGCTGCACAAGTTAAGTAACCTGTTTGGCAGGAATATGGAGAACGAGGTGATATTTGCTGATGATGCACTGGCACGTGGCGCGGCGGTGCTTGGCAGATGTATGCACCAATTTGGAACACCTTCGAATCCAATAGGTGGTATCCAGGGTGGTGGCTGCATACTTGGTGAACGAGTAAAAAAGCAAAAAAGAAATATATAG
- a CDS encoding methanogenesis marker 17 protein produces MEVKVEGEDEFGNASYSKICQNVFRDIGLHSNVDSVYMYCNPAEHVFIISIKVGRVPSPITVNDMTIRGDERLKVTNERYVPKLLALLWDKFGERVKQLSRLEISLKLSTEEMQELMKMVVYDPREDLNTRILDAVERILPEGARVRYPVPSQSKGRITIIASENPITDEWKRRAEEMVSKLNGGGA; encoded by the coding sequence ATGGAAGTGAAAGTAGAGGGTGAGGATGAATTTGGAAATGCAAGCTACAGTAAGATTTGTCAGAATGTTTTCAGGGATATAGGGTTACACAGTAATGTGGATAGTGTATATATGTATTGCAATCCAGCGGAACATGTCTTCATCATCTCTATCAAGGTGGGCAGGGTACCAAGTCCTATCACTGTGAATGACATGACGATTAGAGGTGATGAGAGATTAAAGGTGACGAACGAGCGATACGTGCCTAAATTACTTGCCTTGCTCTGGGATAAGTTCGGTGAACGTGTGAAACAGTTGAGCAGACTGGAGATAAGTCTAAAATTGAGTACAGAAGAGATGCAGGAGTTGATGAAGATGGTGGTCTATGATCCGCGTGAAGATCTGAATACGAGGATACTGGATGCGGTGGAGCGAATATTACCCGAAGGCGCTCGTGTTCGATATCCTGTTCCATCCCAATCCAAGGGCAGGATAACCATCATCGCATCAGAGAATCCGATAACTGATGAATGGAAGAGGAGGGCAGAAGAGATGGTGAGTAAGCTAAACGGTGGAGGGGCATGA